A single genomic interval of Chrysemys picta bellii isolate R12L10 chromosome 8, ASM1138683v2, whole genome shotgun sequence harbors:
- the ANGPTL3 gene encoding angiopoietin-related protein 3 isoform X2: MKITLVFLFIAPFAISSNIDKDYSSFDSAPPEPNSRFAMLDDVRILANGLLQLGHGLKDFVHKTKGQMNDIFQKLNIFDKSFYELSLQTNEIKVEEEELRKTTSRLQANNEEIRNISLELNSKIEDLLQDKIQLQEKVGGLEEKVIKLVHIQPKVQEPKEMTSLKLSNTSFQENIESSFSLKQTEPKIIPLPSHNFTAPVQEFNGVATDCTALYKRGERTSGIYSIKPNGSEAFNVYCEMQSDSSWTVIQNRVDGSLDFNQTWESYANGFGDLKGEFWLGLAKLYSIANQADYILRIELKDWKDNKLYVEYTFTLGSPETDYTLHLSEISGNIPNALPEQTKLRFSMMDHDNATKRDFNSPERYSGGWWHRACGETNLNGKYIKPRSEGKLERRRGISWKTQKGRFYLIKSTKLMIHPTDLESFE; this comes from the exons ATGAAAATAACCCTCGTCTTTCTTTTCATTGCCCCTTTTGCTATTTCAAGTAACATTGACAAGGACTACTCTTCCTTTGATTCTGCACCTCCTGAGCCAAACTCAAGATTTGCCATGTTAGATGATGTGCGAATTTTAGCTAATGGGCTTCTCCAGCTTGGGCACGGCCTTAAAGACTTTGTCCACAAGACCAAGGGGCAAATGAACGACATCTttcaaaaactgaacatttttgacaAGTCTTTTTATGAGCTCTCACTGCAAACCAATGAAATCAAGGTAGAAGAAGAAGAGCTCAGAAAAACAACTTCCAGATTGCAGGCCAACAATGAAGAGATAAGGAATATATCCCTCGAGCTGAACTCAAAGATTGAAGACCTATTACAAGACAAGATCCAGCTTCAAGAGAAAGTAGGGGGGCTGGAAGAGAAAGTAATTAAATTAGTCCACATCCAGCCTAAAGTTCAAGAACCGAAAGAAATGACTTCACTCAAA CTAAGCAATACAAGTTTCCAAGAAAACATAGAGAGTTCATTTTCTCTGAAGCAAACTGAACCAAAGATCATTCCCCTTCCTTCACATAATTTCACAGCTCCAGTTCAGGAATTCAATG GTGTTGCTACTGATTGCACTGCCCTTTATAAGAGAGGTGAACGGACGAGTGGCATTTACTCTATTAAACCCAACGGCTCTGAAGCTTTTAATGTCTATTGTGAAATGCAATCTG ACAGCTCATGGACAGTCATTCAAAACAGAGTTGATGGATCACTAGATTTCAACCAAACCTGGGAGAGCTATGCAAATGGTTTTGGTGATCTCAAGG GGGAATTTTGGTTGGGACTAGCGAAGTTATATTCCATTGCTAACCAAGCTGACTACATTTTACGTATTGAGCTGAAAGACTGGAAAGATAATAAACTTTACGTCGAGTACACATTCACCCTGGGAAGCCCAGAAACAGACTACACACTTCATCTTTCAGAGATCTCAGGAAATATTCCCAACGCACTGCCTGAACAAACAAAACTGAGGTTCTCTATGATGGATCATGACAATGctacaaagagagatttcaaCTCTCCAGAAAGATATTCAG GTGGCTGGTGGCATAGAGCGTGTGGGGAAACCAATCTGAATGGAAAATATATCAAACCAAGATCAGAAGGAAAACTGGAAAGGAGACGAGGAATATCCTGGAAGACTCAGAAAGGAAGATTCTATTTGATCAAGTCAACCAAACTGATGATACATCCTACGGATTTAGAAAGTTTTGAGTGA
- the ANGPTL3 gene encoding angiopoietin-related protein 3 isoform X1 has protein sequence MKITLVFLFIAPFAISSNIDKDYSSFDSAPPEPNSRFAMLDDVRILANGLLQLGHGLKDFVHKTKGQMNDIFQKLNIFDKSFYELSLQTNEIKVEEEELRKTTSRLQANNEEIRNISLELNSKIEDLLQDKIQLQEKVGGLEEKVIKLVHIQPKVQEPKEMTSLKNFVQQQDNHIRQLLKVVQEQHAQLDKQHNQIKELEEKLSNTSFQENIESSFSLKQTEPKIIPLPSHNFTAPVQEFNGVATDCTALYKRGERTSGIYSIKPNGSEAFNVYCEMQSDSSWTVIQNRVDGSLDFNQTWESYANGFGDLKGEFWLGLAKLYSIANQADYILRIELKDWKDNKLYVEYTFTLGSPETDYTLHLSEISGNIPNALPEQTKLRFSMMDHDNATKRDFNSPERYSGGWWHRACGETNLNGKYIKPRSEGKLERRRGISWKTQKGRFYLIKSTKLMIHPTDLESFE, from the exons ATGAAAATAACCCTCGTCTTTCTTTTCATTGCCCCTTTTGCTATTTCAAGTAACATTGACAAGGACTACTCTTCCTTTGATTCTGCACCTCCTGAGCCAAACTCAAGATTTGCCATGTTAGATGATGTGCGAATTTTAGCTAATGGGCTTCTCCAGCTTGGGCACGGCCTTAAAGACTTTGTCCACAAGACCAAGGGGCAAATGAACGACATCTttcaaaaactgaacatttttgacaAGTCTTTTTATGAGCTCTCACTGCAAACCAATGAAATCAAGGTAGAAGAAGAAGAGCTCAGAAAAACAACTTCCAGATTGCAGGCCAACAATGAAGAGATAAGGAATATATCCCTCGAGCTGAACTCAAAGATTGAAGACCTATTACAAGACAAGATCCAGCTTCAAGAGAAAGTAGGGGGGCTGGAAGAGAAAGTAATTAAATTAGTCCACATCCAGCCTAAAGTTCAAGAACCGAAAGAAATGACTTCACTCAAA AATTTTGTACAGCAACAGGACAACCACATTAGGCAACTTCTCAAAGTTGTACAAGAACAGCATGCACAACTTGATAAACAGCACAATCAAATAAAGGAGCTGGAAGAGAAG CTAAGCAATACAAGTTTCCAAGAAAACATAGAGAGTTCATTTTCTCTGAAGCAAACTGAACCAAAGATCATTCCCCTTCCTTCACATAATTTCACAGCTCCAGTTCAGGAATTCAATG GTGTTGCTACTGATTGCACTGCCCTTTATAAGAGAGGTGAACGGACGAGTGGCATTTACTCTATTAAACCCAACGGCTCTGAAGCTTTTAATGTCTATTGTGAAATGCAATCTG ACAGCTCATGGACAGTCATTCAAAACAGAGTTGATGGATCACTAGATTTCAACCAAACCTGGGAGAGCTATGCAAATGGTTTTGGTGATCTCAAGG GGGAATTTTGGTTGGGACTAGCGAAGTTATATTCCATTGCTAACCAAGCTGACTACATTTTACGTATTGAGCTGAAAGACTGGAAAGATAATAAACTTTACGTCGAGTACACATTCACCCTGGGAAGCCCAGAAACAGACTACACACTTCATCTTTCAGAGATCTCAGGAAATATTCCCAACGCACTGCCTGAACAAACAAAACTGAGGTTCTCTATGATGGATCATGACAATGctacaaagagagatttcaaCTCTCCAGAAAGATATTCAG GTGGCTGGTGGCATAGAGCGTGTGGGGAAACCAATCTGAATGGAAAATATATCAAACCAAGATCAGAAGGAAAACTGGAAAGGAGACGAGGAATATCCTGGAAGACTCAGAAAGGAAGATTCTATTTGATCAAGTCAACCAAACTGATGATACATCCTACGGATTTAGAAAGTTTTGAGTGA